One genomic region from Bradyrhizobium icense encodes:
- the istB gene encoding IS21-like element helper ATPase IstB — translation MLTHPTLDQLHALGLHGMAKAFADIEAGGDATSLGHAEWLALLLEREASLRRDKRLSKRLQYAKLRQQACVEDIDYRTPRGLDRSLLTMLVEGQWIDDHANLLICGPSGVGKSWIASALGNKACRDNRSVLYQRVPRLFSDLALARGDGRHPRLLRALGRVDLLILDDWGLEPLDAAARHDLLEILEDRYGRRSTIVTSQLPVDQWHALIGDPTYADAVLDRLVHNAHRIDLNGESMRRTRKPSRKA, via the coding sequence TTGCTCACCCATCCGACCCTCGATCAGCTCCACGCACTCGGCCTTCACGGCATGGCCAAGGCCTTCGCCGACATCGAAGCCGGCGGCGACGCCACGAGCCTCGGCCACGCCGAATGGCTCGCGCTCCTGCTCGAACGCGAAGCGTCACTGCGACGCGACAAGCGGCTGTCGAAGCGGCTGCAATATGCCAAGCTGCGCCAGCAGGCCTGCGTCGAGGACATCGACTACCGCACCCCGCGCGGCCTCGACCGCAGCCTCCTGACGATGCTGGTCGAAGGCCAATGGATCGATGACCACGCCAACCTGCTGATCTGCGGGCCCTCCGGTGTTGGCAAGAGCTGGATCGCCTCGGCGCTCGGCAACAAGGCCTGCCGCGACAATCGCTCCGTGCTTTATCAGCGCGTCCCGCGGCTGTTCAGCGATCTCGCTTTGGCGCGCGGCGACGGCCGCCATCCCCGTCTGCTGCGTGCGCTGGGCCGTGTCGATCTCCTCATCCTCGACGACTGGGGCCTCGAGCCGCTCGACGCAGCAGCCCGCCACGACCTCCTGGAGATCCTTGAGGATCGCTACGGCCGCCGCTCCACCATCGTCACCAGCCAGCTCCCCGTCGACCAATGGCACGCGCTGATCGGCGACCCCACCTACGCCGACGCCGTCCTCGATCGCCTGGTCCATAACGCCCACCGGATCGATCTGAACGGCGAGAGCATGCGGCGAACCCGCAAACCCAGCCGAAAGGCCTGA
- the istA gene encoding IS21 family transposase translates to MRHVRDVIRLKSAGMPTREIARRVGAAPSTVRLTIRRFEASGLTWPLPDDVTDTVLEARLFAAAGAGPGTRRGQRRLAEPDWASVHRELKRKHVTLSILWEEYIASEPGGYRYSRFCELYRAWEGRLSVTMRQSHAAGDKLFVDYAGDGVPVVIDRLTGERRTAQIFVAVLGASSFTYAQATWTQGLADWISGHVGAFEAIGGVPALLVPDNTKVAVIKACLYDPRINRSYADMAAHYGTAILPARPRRPRDKAKVEQAVLMVERWLLGRLRHRTFYSLAEVNAAIAELLTRLNEERPIRRLGVTRRKLLEEIDRPALQALPESPYVFAEWRICRVSIDYHVEVEAHYYSVPHRFVRAEVEVRFTARTVEIFHKGERIAAHQRMSGNHKHTTVPEHMASSHRRHAGWTIERIRKEAAAIGPATAALCDLILDERAHPEQGFRACLGIIRLARSYGQERLDAAAMRAIEIGARTYGSVKSILANNLDRRPSPRRSADDAPILHSNIRGPRYYN, encoded by the coding sequence ATGCGCCATGTGCGCGATGTGATCAGATTGAAGTCGGCCGGGATGCCGACCCGCGAGATCGCGCGGCGGGTCGGGGCGGCGCCCTCGACGGTGCGGCTGACGATCCGGCGGTTCGAGGCATCGGGGCTGACCTGGCCGTTGCCCGATGACGTCACCGACACGGTGCTGGAAGCGCGGCTGTTCGCGGCAGCGGGAGCCGGTCCTGGCACCCGGCGCGGCCAGCGACGTCTCGCCGAGCCGGACTGGGCGTCGGTGCATCGCGAGCTCAAGCGCAAGCACGTGACGCTGTCGATCCTGTGGGAGGAGTACATCGCAAGCGAGCCCGGCGGGTATCGCTATTCGCGGTTCTGCGAGCTTTACCGCGCCTGGGAAGGCCGGTTGTCGGTGACGATGCGCCAGTCGCATGCAGCCGGCGACAAGCTGTTCGTCGACTATGCGGGCGACGGCGTGCCGGTGGTGATCGACCGGCTCACCGGCGAGCGGCGCACCGCGCAGATCTTCGTCGCGGTGCTCGGCGCGTCGAGCTTCACCTATGCACAGGCGACTTGGACGCAGGGGCTCGCCGACTGGATCAGCGGCCACGTCGGCGCCTTCGAGGCGATCGGCGGCGTGCCGGCGCTGCTGGTGCCGGACAACACCAAAGTGGCGGTGATCAAGGCCTGCCTCTACGATCCGCGGATCAACCGCAGCTACGCCGACATGGCGGCGCATTACGGCACCGCCATCCTGCCGGCGAGGCCGCGACGGCCACGGGACAAGGCGAAGGTCGAACAGGCGGTCCTCATGGTCGAGCGCTGGCTGCTCGGGCGGCTGCGCCACCGCACGTTCTACAGCCTCGCCGAGGTCAACGCGGCGATCGCCGAGTTGCTGACCCGGCTCAACGAGGAGCGGCCGATCCGGCGGCTCGGCGTGACCCGTCGCAAGCTATTGGAGGAGATCGACCGGCCGGCACTCCAGGCCTTGCCGGAGAGCCCTTATGTGTTCGCCGAGTGGCGGATCTGCCGGGTCAGCATCGACTATCACGTCGAGGTCGAGGCGCATTACTACAGCGTCCCGCATCGCTTCGTCCGCGCCGAGGTCGAGGTGCGCTTCACCGCCCGCACCGTCGAGATTTTCCACAAGGGCGAGCGGATCGCCGCGCATCAGCGCATGAGCGGCAACCACAAGCACACGACCGTGCCGGAGCATATGGCATCCAGTCATCGGCGCCATGCCGGCTGGACCATCGAGCGCATCCGCAAGGAGGCCGCCGCGATCGGGCCGGCCACCGCGGCGCTGTGCGATCTGATCCTCGACGAGCGCGCGCATCCGGAACAGGGCTTCCGCGCCTGTCTCGGCATCATCCGGCTCGCTCGATCCTACGGGCAAGAGCGGCTCGATGCCGCCGCCATGCGGGCGATCGAGATCGGCGCGCGCACCTACGGCTCGGTCAAGTCGATCCTCGCCAACAATCTCGATCGGCGTCCTTCCCCCAGGCGCTCCGCGGATGACGCGCCGATCCTGCATTCCAACATCCGCGGGCCGCGCTACTACAATTAG
- a CDS encoding MBL fold metallo-hydrolase: MQHLADGYRAGRLGSTYPSPQGQCWGTPLVQKARAKIAVPEYERHLFDNVEAYWQARRIYNNYNDSNRFFSLGENLLVDAILEDYGTFVWKEYEFRVLPAKDHTYGMVSLIADADGRKVAFTGDLMTSGGNSINFMQWSTVMVIAWHRIYNAIDPCSKKGGRRDCLSVAWDADQ; encoded by the coding sequence ATGCAGCATCTTGCCGATGGGTATCGAGCGGGTCGACTGGGTTCTACATACCCATCACCACAGGGTCAGTGCTGGGGAACACCCCTTGTCCAGAAGGCCAGGGCAAAAATTGCCGTGCCAGAATACGAACGCCACCTGTTCGACAACGTGGAGGCGTATTGGCAGGCTCGACGCATCTATAACAACTATAACGACAGCAACAGATTTTTCTCGTTAGGAGAAAATCTTCTGGTCGATGCCATTCTCGAAGACTACGGTACTTTTGTCTGGAAGGAGTACGAGTTCCGCGTCCTGCCGGCCAAGGACCATACATACGGTATGGTCAGCCTGATCGCAGATGCGGATGGTAGAAAGGTCGCCTTTACAGGCGATCTGATGACAAGCGGCGGAAACTCTATCAACTTCATGCAATGGAGTACAGTTATGGTGATTGCTTGGCATCGAATTTACAATGCAATCGATCCTTGCTCTAAAAAAGGAGGACGCCGAGACTGCCTATCCGTCGCATGGGACGCGGATCAGTGA